A genomic window from Vitis riparia cultivar Riparia Gloire de Montpellier isolate 1030 chromosome 18, EGFV_Vit.rip_1.0, whole genome shotgun sequence includes:
- the LOC117905791 gene encoding proteasome subunit beta type-1-like, which produces MKAQASAAGKRVPASLQTKSSSALISLAVSFHLTMTKQQANWYLYDNNGGSCVAIAGADYCVITAGTRMSTGYNILTCDYSKICKLADKCVMASSGFQADVRALQKHLAARHLIYQHQHNKQERVGSYPNVSDVVLGGDGTGSDGGSTSSSIMHRMAAKRRRSQTC; this is translated from the coding sequence ATGAAAGCCCAGGCTTCGGCAGCTGGAAAACGGGTGCCCGCAAGCCTCCAGACCAAGTCCTCGAGTGCCTTAATCTCTCTCGCAGTCTCTTTTCATCTCACAATGACGAAGCAGCAAGCTAATTGGTATCTTTACGACAACAATGGAGGATCTTGTGTTGCAATTGCAGGTGCCGATTACTGCGTCATCACAGCCGGTACTCGGATGTCGACCGGCTACAATATCCTCACTTGTGATTACTCTAAAATCTGCAAATTAGCAGACAAATGTGTAATGGCCTCATCTGGATTTCAAGCTGATGTAAGGGCTTTACAGAAGCACTTGGCAGCCCGACACTTGATCTATCAACATCAGCACAACAAGCAGGAAAGGGTGGGGTCTTACCCGAATGTCAGTGATGTCGTTCTTGGTGGCGATGGCACTGGCAGCGACGGCGGTTCGACATCGTCTTCTATAATGCACCGCATGGCAGCTAAGCGGCGAAGAAGTCAGACTTGTTAA